Sequence from the Panicum virgatum strain AP13 chromosome 5N, P.virgatum_v5, whole genome shotgun sequence genome:
TACATTGCTCATTGCACATGATTTTGCATAAACATGTGGTCAGCATTTGCATTGTACCTGGCTGTGATTGAACAGTTTACTTGTATAAATTATTTACATTGCAATTTTTATGTGTTTTTTGTAAGTTATGTTATCCCATTCACCGTTTTCTGCTGAATCATACTCGTAGAACCTGTTAAAATGCCAAAATCAACAGTTGTCTCTACCTTTTGTATGCCAATAACAAACCCATTTATGTTTGACTCTTTTTTTAGTTAAGGAATCAGGCACCATGATATCATAGGCTCTCAAATGTTAACCGTTGTTAATCATGACAGTTATAACTTGCCACACAGATGAGCAACTGAATGATTGTCATGTGGGCTACACATTTCTCTTTGATCTTCTGCAGCTTTATTTCTTGATAAATGAAAAGATTGAGGTCATTCTCTCTTCTGGCTATAAACTCGCTTCTCAAGCAATGAGAGCTTCTTGGAAAATTCAACTTCTAACTGGAAAACCCTAGCAGATATTGATCAATCCAAGATATCATTATCAGTGTTGTTGAAATGTCATACCAGTATCTTTGTACATTACATTCTGATCACCACAATATTTTTCAGCACTTTGCAGATACTgtgtttctatttttttaaaaaaagaattcTTAATGAATTGATAATTCTCTTTTTTTGGGAAGAATCCAAATATCACCAACTTGATTTGGTTTATGAAAAATTCATAGATTTGTGTAAATTCTTCTATTAGGAAGACCTGCGACTATCTCTTGAATGGAAATATTAAGTGTGGTGCGGTATTGATAGAAATAAACACCTAGACCCAGATTCTACTGTTTCTTGAATGATATTATGTGAACCAGCCCAACAAGAATAGCTATTTCTCTTCTTTTGTAATTGAATATGACATTTGAACTACTATGATCCTTAGCAATCTTAGGTCGTAGCTAATCCTGTCTCTAAGGAAACTAACCCCTAAGCATTGTTTGGTGCCAACTTGCCATGAGCCCATTTGGCCCAGCTATGCCTTTGACCCACACCCATGAAAACACTGATACACAGAATGCACTTATACGAATTGCTTATACACATATGCATGACATTAATCTATGGAATATATAAATTGAATTGAACTAAACCATTGAGTTAATGTTCAAGGCTCTGGTCTATTCCGTaaaccttttttattttttcatctATACCTGACTTAACTAGCTTCTttgatgatttatttatttaggTTGGTATTCTTGGAAATGCTGCTGATTTTCATGACAATGATCCTAGCAGTAGCACAGTAGCAAGTAACAATGAAAGGCGGAAAATGATGATAGCATTTGACATGAGGTAAGGTTTTGTATGAAATAAAGAAGCTCTTGTAGGCTTGTACACATCTGTCTAATTGCTTTTAAACAGTAGGTAGCATGAAGCACGAACCTTTATATACTTTAATTTAAGGGTCTTTTTCTCTTTGGTCCCTACTCTCTAGATGTGTTGGCTTCATCATGGCAAAGATGGTTTTAAGAGAGCTAATGGATTCTTCAACTTTCTTTAAATTCAAATCGTTCCTGACAAAGGTTTGTTTTATGCACTTCCCTGGCGTTATATCCTATTTGCCACTTTATGGTTCAAGCCTTTACCTTACTAAGATATGTGGTAGCCATAGTATGCTCATACTGTCACACAGTATACCACCTAGCACATATCGCAGAAGGTCCAATGCTATTTTATGAGCATTGCATGGAAGTAAGAATTATGGAAGTGGCATCCCAAGGCAATGAATGGCCTGCCTAATGAAAACATATGCTCCAGAGTTCTCAGCCACATCGTGGTTTTGTTTTATTGCAGGATATTAGATGCTCTTCTGACCTGAATTATTAGACTCTGTTTTATCTTACTGAAACTACCTGGTTTCAATTTTTAATACCACATGTTGGTGCAGGCGAGTCCAATATTTGATAAATACACTAGTACTAGAACTGACTAAACTATCATTTCCTTTCTTGGTTTGCTCTATTTCAGGGAAATGATCCATCCTGTTTGCGTGAGTTCCTTCTACCAATTCTGTGCCAAAATTCTCCATCTGGGAATATTGGTTTGCAGGCAAGTATTTATTTCCAGTAATCTATTGGGATATCATTTCTTCAAGCAATCTGATAGCGTCTTTTCTTACTGTTCCTTAGATGCTAGATAGGCAATGGGGTGCTGGTTGGAATCTTTTGGCCTTATTGCTGGCAACAAAACCTGAGAAAAGGATAAGGTGATATTATCATTCTATCAACATTCCTAGTCAATCCACAAGCTAAACACTACAAATTTAAAGATAGGATGGTTTCCGGCATTATAGAGTTGTAGATTCTTATTTTGTTGCACCAAGTCTGCAGTTGCCTTGATGCATTGCGGCACCCCTTCCTCTGTGGACCAAAATGGCGTATAAATCCATCAACTAGTATCATTCGATGGGGCTTGGGATCCACTGCTGTCCGCATGGCTGAAGATTATATCTATGGAAGTCATCAGGTACTAATTTCTTCACATGGGTGGATCATGTCTTAAGCTGCATCTCATTCCTAGTCTTGCCAAAAGGCTTGATCTTGCACCTAAACTTGCCAAAAGCTGCatctcttgttctttttgcATATTTACAGCGGAGGCGGTTAGCGTATTTCGTTGAATTGATGGAGGTCCTGAACCCTAATTTGAGAACAGAGGTAATGTCTTATTCTTCAAGCCCTGATAATGATGAACTATGTTACATGAACATTTTCCGGATATAGTTATGCTGGTAGCAACATTCCACTTTGGAGATTAGTCATCGTTTCGTGCATACAATAATTGCTCAGGTGTATATGCTATGAATTGCTCATACTCTATCATCATGGTGAAGTGGATAaatatttgttttctttttttggtaTTTCcttctattttatttatttatttatttatttattgctGCAAGATGGATAGTCTGGTTAAATTTGGTTTCAGTTTTTTATTCctctcctttttccccttcATTTTTTATTCTATGGTTGGCACTATTGTTTTATCTCATTatgcttttatttatttagaaCTGGCTTCAGCTCCTACATGGTCGTTGGCGTCTCTTGTACTGTACTGGAAGACACATTGGGCTCACGCTTCGTCAGCCTTCCCCTAGAATCCTCATCAGTGATGTGTTCCTCACAGTTAGTTCAGAGTCCGCTGATCCAGTCTTCTCTCTTATGTCGGATATTGGTTTCAGAATTATGCCAGAATCTAATTGGCCTCATGACAAATCTGGCACCGAAGGAGTTTTGTCTGTCACAACATCAGCAAGAATAGCTGCTGGGAGGATTTATATTAATGAACAGGACAGTAAAGAGAGTAGGGCCGCATCTTCTAGATCTTCTAGGAGATATCTTCGCGGTAAATGGAGAAAAGCTTCAAAGATGAAGGAGCTGCCAGCTAGTCTCCCCAGTGTAAACATTGCCATGGATGAAGTCAACATATCGATGAGCTGCAACTCGACTTTGAATGTCAACTCTGCACAAAAAGTGCTGCAAGAGATCCGCACGCAGACCCCACCGGAAATGTTCGATTTGTCAAAGATTGTCTGCGGGACATACATCGATGCGAGGTTGATGGTTCTTCGTGGTGTCAACGGGTCGGCTCTGCTTTTCATTAGATCGAATCCAAGGACCAATTCCTGAGGAGAATCGGTTCGCCATGTAATGTGTATTCTCTCTGTACATTCTGTATTCCTAGCTGCGCATTCATTTGTAGCAGGTGTGGATAAGATGCTGTAGGCCATTGTTAGATTGTTATATATCTTCAGCTTGATTAAAAGCTACTGCCCTTTGGCTTTTTTAATTTAAGGGCAGGAGCACTGCCATATCAtatagggaaaattcgattcgtgccaccacaactccgtgaaattgggtgtcacgttcaaaatcatgccactcaatggcatggatttcaacatgaaatccaacttcaagaaattgtagtggcatggatcaaaatgaccCTATCATATAAGGAGGATTAGAATGCAGGTTCTTACATAAGTGTGCTTACATAATGAAATTATAAAACTCGAGCTCGTACTGAAAGACAACATTAAGAAGACAAAAAGCTCGGCTGCCTCTGAAGCGCTTGTCGTCGGACCTCCATTTCTTCTCTGATGAAACCCAGGACTGCTGTTGGTGATTGTGACGTCCCCTGAAATATTCTTCTGTCCTCTCATTCCAAGCCGTGTAAATCAGTATAGCGACGACCTTGGTTTCTGCTTTTCTGAAGTTGTGTTGCTCATCGTCAGATTCTACCAGTCCTCAATGCCAACCCCTGAAGGAGGTACATTGATCAGGCCCCCAGTCCAATTCcgaaccaagttccaaacttgctGGGCGAAAGCACAGTGCAGACAAAGGTGAGCAGCAGATTCCTGCTCCTAATCGCAAAAACGGTGAGAGCTTCTTCCTCCAAGCAAGTTTGTACAGGTGTGGTGCAAAATCCCTCGGTGCCAAACCATTGGCCCAAGTTGAGTCCCAAAATGCAGCTGTACGACCATTCCCAATTGTAACAGTTGTGCTGCACCTAAACAGATGTTTGTCAGCTTCAGAACATGGGACATCAGAGCCAACCCAAGACCGTTCAGGGTCTGCCCATTGGAACCAACGAAGTCGTAGGGTAGGGCCCTGCTGAATTTCCCGTATCTCACGCGGCAAAGGCTTTGTTTGGTTTGTTCTAGAGTTCCTAGAACACGTGCCCCGAGATGAGAATATTgtatgtatgaagtactaaatgaagtctatttgtaaaacttttttataAACAAGTGTAAcctttcgcgacgaatctaacgatGGTAATTAATTGCTGATTGcctacagtgatgttacagtaaccatcctcaaatgatgcggtcaaagacctcattagattcttcagggttcctagcgcaggggttctaAAGTTGGTTTGGTAAATTGTCTTTATTTGACACccctaattagcggtcaaattACGTTCTAACCCATTAACCAAACAATGCCAAAATGGACGCGTGTAGCGCGCGTCCGGCAGCGCGAGGTCCGGCAGCGCGAGGAGGAGCGCTCCGCCATTCTCTCTCTGCTTCGGAAGAACAAAAAAGAGTAAAGTCCAtcaccggtccctaaacttgtgtcGCTGTGTCAtcctggtccctaaactcacaaATCGACTGTTCAGGTCCTCAAACTTATCCATCTGTGGCATctcggtccataaacttgttcgactgtgtcatcccggtccctaaactagAAAATCAAATGTTTACGTCCTCAAATTTGTTCAATCATGTCATTCTGGTCCCTAAACTTGATTTTGAGTCTCATATGGGTGAAACAAGGCGATTTAAAATCTATATATCAAAAattaattcataactttttcatataaaCTTGAATAAAGATAAACTTTATGTCAAAATGGTAGCCCTCGGCGTAATCTGCAATTTTGTAgtttaaatatttttgaattaaagctgtttagggtctcaaaatattgttgtcagtttatagattttgaaatttaaaagttaaaattaaattttgggactctaaacaattttaattcaaaaaatttcaactgcaaagttgtagatcgcaTCGAGagatacaattttgatataaagtttgtcttcattCGAGTTCATATGGAAaagttataaattattttttgatataGAGGTTATAGATTGTCCGATTTGGACTTAGATGAGACTCAAAACCAAATTTAGGGACTGAAATGATACGACTGGACAAGTTTGAGGATCTAAACAGATGTTTTATAAGTCTAGGGACTGGAATGACATAAtcaaacaagtttgaggacctaaacGATCGATTTACGAGTTCAGGGACCAAGATGATACAATcgaacaagtttagggaccggtgaCGCActttactcaaaaaaaaaaaaactagcctTCGCaatggcggccgccggcgctcatCCGCAGTGCGCGCGCAGGAACGCGTGAAGCGGGAGCTTGCGACTGACAAAGCTCGAAGCCATCGGAGCACGCGGAGGAGAGGCTTGGCCGCCGGAGCTTGCGCCCACCATAGCTCATGGAGGAGGGGCGAGGCTGGAGAGGAGCGCTGCCGCAAGACCCGGGAAGAGCGTGGCCACTGCCGCAGAGGGATATGCCACCGGGGCGATGCCGTCCGTGGCGGAGGTCAACATGACCGGGGCAGAGCTAGGCCTCCGTGCCAGGTCGACATGGTCGGGGCGGAGCCAGACTGCCGCCACGGGTTGACACAGCCAGGGTGGAGTGGGGCCATCACGTCGGGTCGACACAACCGGGGTGGAGTGGCCGGGCCGTCGCCACGAGTCGATGCGGCTGGAGTGGAGCGGGGTCCCCACGAGAAACACCGGCGGCAAGGCGGTCGTCAagcccctcaccgccggcgtccCCAGTGGCCGCACCTGCTGCGTCGTCCTCGGCATCATCCGTGGAGTCCGCTCCCTCAAGCTCCCCGACCCGCTGCGCCCCGTCCCCACTCGTATCGACGACGGAGTGAATTTTGATATTTGACGTTGAATACGCAGGTCTTATCTCTTTTGACATTAAATTCGCAGGCCTTTCAAAATATAATATTGAGTGTGCAAATTCTATTGAAACGGGGGATTTCTGCTTTTTTTCATGATTTCACGAATTTCACTAATATTTTTTCTTATCTAGGAACCTGAACTTCACATTCTACTCTCACTCCATCCTATCCGAAAGAATCGATTGGATCCAGTCGACTCTAGGgttggcaacgggtcgggtaaGGTGCGGGTAGAGCAAATACCCGCCTGCGACAATACCCGAAATTATAAGGCATACCCGTACTCACGAAATCTAGCGGGTAAAATTTTAGACCCATACCCGTCGGTACCCATCGGGTGTTTTAATAATAGCTTAAATAACCTATCATTCTGTCTCagcatattttaaatttatcatCCATATAAGCAAACGCAAAGTATTAGTAGAACTAATCGGATCATCTTCCaccatttttttcttattttaaacaTCTATTTTGTAGTTGTATATAAGTACATGTGTTCAATTCTAGTTATGTATTCATCTAAAAAATGTAACAATGATCATACGCTTCACTACAAATAATAAGCAAAATATCAATGTcatattcatatttttttagttcacacaatctcactatctATCTATTTAGTTCATACAATCACAAGAACATGAGACATAAAATTTGTGAATGATATGAGTTCACTTGATTATTTTTTGTATTCGGGTACCCGTTGGGTACCCTCGGGTGAAATTTTATACCCATATTCTTGCCCTCCGGTAAAATTTCATAATCATACCCTCACCAGTCGGGTCGGGTACCCACGGGTACCCGCACCCGTGGGTAAAATTGACATCCCTAGTCGGCTCTTCCTTTCTCCCGTGCCCTCTCTTGGCTCTTTTATTCCGCTGGAGGCCTCCATCCGCACGACAGCTAGCTAGACGGCCGCTCTGGCAGCGGGCTCGCTAcggccggcagcggggcgaAGACCGGCGTGACCTCGAGACAATATAGGCCTCGAGATAGAGAGGGAAGAACACGTGAGAACTAGAGAAGGGGATCGATCTATTCTAATCGATTGGATAGGATAGGGAGAGGGTAGATTGGGAAGTTCAGGTGCCCAGAAAAGGAAAGTCATTAGTGCAATTCGCGAAATCATGAAAAAGAGCCGAAATCTCCTGTTTCAAAAGAATTCGCATGTTCGATGTCATATTTTGAAAAATCTGCAAATTTAATGTCAAAAGAGATGAGGCATGCGTATTCGTTGTCAAATATCAAAATTCCTCCACCGCCGTTCCGTTCCACCTCCCAATCAATCCGCAGGAGCAGGCCCAGGAAGCGCTAGAGAAGTGGAAACCCCGGGTGGTGCCATGGGCGGCAGCACGGGACGAGCACCTCAAGCTTGCGCTGTGGCAGGATAAGAAGGCTAGGAAGCCCACGAGCGCGGAGACAGagctggcggccggcgagctggACCGGCTGCGGTAGGTGGCTCGCGGGATGTGGTGGAGGACCTGCATCAAAATCCTCACTCTCACCCTCATCCTCAGACCTCAGTCCCTCTCCCTCACCTGTCCGTCAGTTGTCTACTCAGATGGACGATGAGGATTGGATTAACACTTTTGATGATTACATGTCCAAGCAGCCAACCGTGACCTCCACTTATGTACGAATAGAGTCAGATTTATACTTAGAAGAGTCACTACTGCCTAGGACACAAGAGTTGGATATTATTCAAAGGTGGCAACATATAGGGCTCAAATACCCAACGTTGTGGAAAAATGCATGTGATGTCCTTGCTATTCATGTGACTACGATGGCATATGAGTCAGTCTTTAGTACTAGTGGTAAAATAATTAGTCCACATCGTAGTAGACTTGCTCTATCAATGATTGAAGCACTTATGTGTATGCAAGCATGGTCCCATGCTGATATATTAGGTAAGTGTAATTTCTATAAGTGGTCTCATTCCATATAAGTTATAGTACTAATTATGAATATATCAATGCAGGGTATCAATCTACTTTCGTTGGTGCTTTGATGACTTGTCTTGatggaaaaaaatgaaaaaattgtATTGCTGTTATTTTCTTATGTATTCAACTTATGAATTTACAATGGGTTGAAGATTTAAGTAATGAGCTACTCTCTCTATTTTTGTTTCACAGGATGAAGATAATTCCACCATAATTGATGAATGAAAATGAACTATGTAATAATGTTATTTGTTTGGAGGCCTACTGTTATTTGTTTGTTATCTGTTTGGCGGACTATGGATTTTGAATTGTTTGATTTGTGTTGTTTCGCACTTGTATTGAACTGGGAGTGCTTCTTGTGTGGTGTTGCTCTGTTTGTAATAATCTCAACTAGGTTCAGTTCGTGTTATCATGTACTCTTATATTGCCCTTGGTTGCTGGAATGCTGGTTTGTAAAAAAAATCGGGTTTTGGATTATCCGTCAGGTTTCCGGTTTGGGGCTGGATTTTCACCCGAATCAGAGTTCGGGTGAGGTCGGATTTTATGTTTGAGTTTCGATATTAGGTGCCCAAACACTCCACTCGAATCGAACCTGTCGCCATCCTCACGAGCCCGACATACAGCTGGGGGTCTGGGGTGGTGTCCATACCCACCACGAACAAGTACACGTTCTGCGACTATGCCCCAGAGCAAAGGAGCCACGGGAGCGCTACAGCTCGTGGCACTTGGCTTCATCCATCTGCTCGTCAGGTGtatgcggcgccggcgccgcagcgtGAGGAGCCGTGGACTGGATCGATGTGACGGGGGATTAGaaaaaaagttcaatttactccctACAAGTAAGTATAGTGAAAAGTCTGATAACTTTTCTAAATTATAATTTAGTTCAATTTATCCAAAAACTATACTCACTCCGTCTAAACTGTAAGTAATCCTAACTTTTTTTGGagagtttttcaagtttgaccatgTTTAAACAATAAAGTACttatatttatgataccaaataaataacattagattcttcattaaatatatttttatagtatatctATACAGTGATATAAAtctttataatttttctatatattttttaaatataaaaatagtttgactctGCAAGAAAAATAGAATGACTTACAATTTGAAGTGGAGGTATactatttagtttattttaccgCACGATACAATTATCCTTTTTATTTTtccatttataatttatttttaatttcaaattttgcaaggTTGTGGTGggcatcacaatgcatattaaaattataataattttttcatCGTTATTTTTCATATAAGTTTGAACTCCAAcaattaatatattattaaatattctaacttATCAGAATAATAATAAAAGATTGTCATGTaatttttctaacatgtgttatAATGTGTACTATCATTTTGTAAATTTTCTATTTAAAACTCTACCTAtgtatggagaaataaaaaaaggacAAATTGTATTCGAAGTAATTTGAACTAAAGAGCATAGTTAGGAGTTGGAATGCAAGTTAGATAATTTTTGGATCATTGGGTCGACTCAAAAAGTTGATAAAACAGACTAGAATGGCATTATATGTAAATAGTTTGGAAGGAGAAATGAACTAGAGTGGTATGTCATTGTAATTAACTAGCTGACTCAAAAAAAAACACCATTGAGTAGCCACTTGCATTCTTAGTTTGGAAGATAAAATGAACCTAGGGTTATTCACATGTTGACTACAGTGAAGgtaggggagtaatttagacttttttcaTTAGAATACGACAAGCCCCGAGATGGGAAAAAGAACATGGCTGGGAATCAAGGGCTAAGACCCTGTTTGTTTTTAGGGTTTTTTTAGCCCTTGTCACATCAAAAGAGATTTTACTATTtaagagtatcaaataaaatcttttttataaaactttttgtatatatGGGTGCTaattcgtgagacgaatctaatgagactaattaatccataatttaatacagtgatgctataataACCATCtgttaattataaattaatatatCTCATTAAATGCGTCTCGGAGTTTAGCTTCGGAGTTCTACAATTAGTTATTTAattagatttcatttaatacttctaaatatcaAAATTCTTTTTGATATAACATGGTTTAAAGTTTAGTTCTTGgattcaaacaactcctaagaTTCAGTTGGTTACGGGATGTGTGGTGGTGGGGCGAATGAGAAAACGGGACGGCAAATCACGGAGTTATGGGAGGTCGATAACGAGCGTTGGAGAGGATCTGTGGACTCCATGCGGGCCTTGAAAGCTTGAAGTCGAAGAAGGCCTTTAGCGTCTAATTGGGCTTAAAAGAAAGGTAAACCCAATGGGCAG
This genomic interval carries:
- the LOC120672644 gene encoding probable plastid-lipid-associated protein 14, chloroplastic encodes the protein MPLAAAAVAAVACPSPVGLGRPLCRVYAHPRRRRGFRLEASSSAPAPAPAAADEGAGAGPCPVVRFDMDDFAVADRVSVGLHGRSDEMIFEATVRDPSSELYGSTVVLRQLKSSQAKRRGRRALEVLTKLARRQMMYHSYALQVHGYIAPGNAVEQEDVPFVLVHGYHGSYSLRHWLQLSDWLPTLEATLALDEEQVRRVGDDSVGGPAVSRQLRLIRILMRDLLIGVNYLHSHGLAHTELRLENVHVSPIDKHVKVGILGNAADFHDNDPSSSTVASNNERRKMMIAFDMRCVGFIMAKMVLRELMDSSTFFKFKSFLTKGNDPSCLREFLLPILCQNSPSGNIGLQMLDRQWGAGWNLLALLLATKPEKRISCLDALRHPFLCGPKWRINPSTSIIRWGLGSTAVRMAEDYIYGSHQRRRLAYFVELMEVLNPNLRTENWLQLLHGRWRLLYCTGRHIGLTLRQPSPRILISDVFLTVSSESADPVFSLMSDIGFRIMPESNWPHDKSGTEGVLSVTTSARIAAGRIYINEQDSKESRAASSRSSRRYLRGKWRKASKMKELPASLPSVNIAMDEVNISMSCNSTLNVNSAQKVLQEIRTQTPPEMFDLSKIVCGTYIDARLMVLRGVNGSALLFIRSNPRTNS